The genomic window gcactctgcaccccccccccccttgcacatccgttcaaatcatttgcatgcaaaaaatcaatcactgttttaaaataggccaacagcgattgaatcgctatctttagtgaatctgggccttagttgtAGTTTGGATGGAAAGGGTAATTAAATAGTTGAATGAAAAATGACAATAGGATACGTTAAAAGAAACTTATTATGTACCATAATTGATAAGCAGCGTTGAACTAAAGATATATGAAAATGTTGTTATTTTGTGCCAGGTGAAGGAAATCCTGGACTGGGGCATAAGAACCGAAATAAAATCTTTGAatattttccccctcttttactaaggcgcgctagccgatttagcgcgttcTAAGCGATTTCATGTGCGCTAATtgacttagcatgcgctaacgattagcacatgctaaatgctaacgcgcccattatactCCATGGACGCATTAGCACATAGCGTGcgataaatcagttagcacgccttagtaaaaggacccctataagcTTTATCCATTACTTGGGAACAGCCCTGTGCAGGCCTTGCCCAATTTCTCAAACAGTTCGACCAATCGTATGTTAAGTGACAAGTGTAATTGTCACTTGCTGGGCCCTAAAGTAGCATTTCAAGAGCTTCACAGACTTATGCATGTTTTATGAAGCATATAATGTCATCAATTGCTCTTTTTCCAGCTGGGAAAAACAAACTGTCCTCGTTGAAGAAAGAGACCACCCCATGGAAGCCATCTTTGACATGGTACCAGGTCACTTGGACATCATTATCTTCCAGCCTCTTCTTGTACAGCAATCCATCATCCCTCAGCACGTCAAATTCAGATGTCAAAATGTAAGTCTTTGGCAGAGAGCAAATTGCGGTATCTTCAGCTAAAAGTGGGGATAATAAAGGCTCAAGAAATTTTTGCACCGCTTCATGGACCTCATTTATATGTGACGTGAACACCTGGGGTTTGAACCCTCTTCTTTTGAACTCCTCGGGGATATTGTCCGGGCTCAGCCATTTCCTGAACTTCACTTTCATGTCAGCGGGCACATGTTTACCTTCCAGGACCTCATCTATTACTGACATATCACCGTGTAGGTAATTCAAACCACAGACAGCAACTTGCTCACGATAGAGGAAAGGAATTGAGTGGTTCTGCTGATAGGAGGGCAAATTGAAGTCCACCATCTGGAGAACTGGATAGATCAGGACTTGAGCGTAGAGCGTGGGGACGTCAGCTCTGCTCGCCAGCGATTGGCATACAGCAGCCGTGAGGGTGCCCCCAGCACTGTCTCCGCCAACAATAACAGAGGCGGGATCGACACCATAGTCCACAGCTGTCTTCAGAAAGTGCACGGTCGCATGGAGGCAGTCCTCAAAAGAGGTGGGATACCTATACTTGGAAGACAAGCGGTACCTAAAGCATTAAAGAAAAGGGGATTAGAAAAGGCAAGACACCATTTTATTCTGACATTCCACGCATTTCACTTCTAATGCCGTCTTTTTTTCCCTGATCATTCTCTCTGGACCTTTTTGGTGGACAAGGATTAACTGTTTGTATTCCCAAAGAATACAACCCCACCGACCACGAGCgaaccctacatacctccctaagcagcgctgggccggcagcactctaaacaggctgctttggccttgtccgcccgtgaattcactctgccatgttactgatgatggtcggcggggttcggatgggagggagggaaggatgggagtTTGGCTGCGCTGCGGGTGCAGGTGCTCAGGGGGGGGTGCGgcgctcgctcaagggttctgctgcacaagggatgggagggagggaaggagaactgCCGGCGAATCcctggactagggcttatttttggggtagggcttatattaagacctacccccgaaaatcctgctagggcttattttcggggaaacatggtattgtTTTCAATTATCAACATGTAATATGCTGatgtaaaaaattttgaaatctgaaaattaaaataaaaaaaaaaagcataattgTATTGACGGCATAACAATAAAAAAGTTATCAAATATAAACACAAGTGCAGTTAATCAGAGAAACTTGGAGTTGGCATGCGATTGCTCATTTTGATGGaaatatttaccccctctttcactaacgcgtagcgtgggtttttagcgccggcagcggtggtaactgctccgacgctcatacccGCACTACGCGTcagtaaaaaaagggggttgttgCACTTTGTCTGAATCCTTTGGCCCAGTGTTAAGATTTCTCCTTACTTTTCAACATTTAACAAACAAAATTGCTTAAGGATTAGCAACTCAGTAGCATAAAAACTACAAATCGCTTTGGAATTTCTACTGACTGATTTTATGGCGCTGGCGCTGTGCCGACAGTTAAAACTTCTGGCTCATAGGGAGAGCAGGCTAGGACTGGAAAGCGGTACGACTTACGCCACAGACACAACCACCGATTCTGATCCTTTCGCTAGGTAACGGCACAAGCTGTCATAGGAATCTGGGAAAGAAATATACACAGGCAGATTTTCAGAGATTTGCTTCTGCTTTGACATGAGAAACAGTCTTCTTGTATAATTATCTccccgcggtagaggtttctattgtggcCTGGAGccacaactaaactaaactaaaccttaggtttgtataccgcgccatctccgcaagcgcagagctcggcatggtttacagaattaagaggaaaggaactacaatgaaggataaaggagagggactaagaggaaagagagggacagaatactggagaacgggaggtgattagatttttgcaaagagccaagttttcaagtgtttgcggaaggattggaaggagcttgagtttctgggtggagatgagaggttgttccagagttctgtggttctaaaggggagagatgttccaagttttcctgcgtgggatataccttttatagaggggaatgatagtttcagtttttgggagggtctggtggagtgtggttttgaggaattgctctgacactgctccaatgctcatagaattcctagtaTAGTGTTCCCGCCTCTTCCTGGAGTAAAGTCggactacaccaatcaggagctgcgtgtcaaagcagctcctgattggtgtagcccgactttactccaggaagaggcggtcggagcagaccgcgagtgatttccttcacccgccagccctctcctgcctctccagctgccctctcctacctaAAAACCGCATtggtggtttttcaaaattcgcttggggggggggggggtcctggaacggaatccccgtgaatttcgggggagtactgtattgcacCTTTTCACTCCTAATAATCATAATTATACATACTGATATCTTACTTAAGCTTCCGAACATGAAgcctcttccttggaaatagaccAGCCCTCTCCTCCCACCGGAAGATGGAGATTTGGGCTGATAAAGTCTCACAGGCACGTGGTCAAACATCAGGTCCTTGACGAAGAGTTTCGGGTCCTCACCCGCCTTCTTGATCAACCACCGATCCCTCATGCAGCGAAGAAAGACCACCTGACTGCAGATACCCAGGTTCTCTACAATCTTCCCCTGGTTATACAGAAAAGCCACACCTAGAAATCAGGAAAGGGTCTCAAAGAACATTGTGCCCACCGTCCCAGCAAACATACTAGGGCACCATAGGGCAAATTGATGATTAATGAAAACTATCTAGCTATATTCATCGTCACACAACGTGACTGAAAACAATTCAACTCAAAAAACTAcccaacatatagggctccttttactaaggtttttagcgcacgcaggaaattatcacgcgctacacggctagaactaacgccagcatgcggcaatgtagcgtgcgctattctgcacgttaaagcccgaacgcagcttagtaaaaggagcccataatatcaCTTTGCTTTATCTGTATCTTCTACTGGACCTGCAGCCTCCACCTTAAGTGGTCTTCAGAAGCTGTGGGAATCTGACTTAAATACTTTACTAGACAAAGATTGGGATATTTTGGGgtttatagtcaaatatatttattgagctcaacaaaagaAATTAAACAGGTAACGGTTCACATAATAGATAAAACAAGCCCAAAACATTTTCAATAAACCCACAGCAGataacaactcccccccccttcaaactagaggtctgcatgggaacggggatcacgggaatcccgcgggtcccgcgggaatccccccctaacccacgggactcccacggggacccccctctggcccacaggactcccacggggacccccctctagccaacgggactctcacgggcatggaaggctttggaagcagggttcgtccatataatataatggacacgtcagccttagtaaaagagggggtttataagtacctgaacagaaaacaaaaaaaggattccatgaaagagattccacaaggaaaacagcagcgcaaacacaaaagaaactgtggaattgatgatcctgtcagaagtaattgctgttttttatggggacgggcggggatggaggtaattccttgcggggacgggtggggacagagaggatcctgatggggacaggtggggatggagaggatcctgatgggaacgggtggggacggagaggatcctgatggggacggttggggatggagaggatcctggcggggacgggcgaggatgggtgggatttctgtccccgcgcaattctCTACTTCAAACCCCCAAGCTCCCTACCCTACCCCAACCCACCCTAGGTCCTCCTTCCAAATGAATCCCCAGTATCAAACTGcatagcaaaaaaaagaaaaagataaacttATAAAGGGTAGAACAATAGAAAGGGGCATCAACAGTTAAGTAGGCGGCTACGAGCCACTGAAGTCATAGTAGTCCAAAGGGGCTCCCAGGTGTACTGGAAAAGGCGACCCGGGAGCGAGGAGAAATTCCTCACATCCTGACGCTATTTTTTTGGTTTAATACTTTTCATTCTTCCAAATCTGCTTCGACCACACAATCTAAGACAAATATccgtagatctggttggttttattttccttcagcaaatgcatatcgttctaaaaaaattttggatcGGACCttcgcattccaagcaggattaatgaattcatgtttgaatcttctcgttgctccatttcttacttactctCAATTtcgaaaaaaaatcttaaaacccacttatttcaACAAtctaatatacattattgattttcatattatcatgtagttataatgtacttttagggctccttttatcaagccatcaggcatttcatcacgtgctaacccccgcggctggctaaaaaacaatgcaggcgttagtggctagtgcggcaggcggtttaacgcgtgatattacgtgcgttaaacccctaccgcagcttgataaaaggaccccttaatctttttatctatacttattttaatttatattgtgtttttgttattcattagttttaatgcttgtattagttacttagaattttattaggtatgatgttattattatattgtatgctgagtatctattgtgtaaaccgctatgaactgctggttagacggtatattaaaataataatattattattattattattatgcagaGTTTGAGGTAACAATCCGGCATGATTAATGTGGGATCCTGGACACTGCAGGGCTCAACTATACTGGAAACCATTTACTGCTCCTTTGAGGTCCCAGTGCCAAGAGAAACTGGAAGAGCTGCTCTTGGTTGGAAGATATTAGACGGTGTGTACCGAGGAAATTGCCAAAGGCTCCCAGGCTTTTAGAGTGAGTCACTCTtggcttttcaagtttcaagtttattagattttaatataccgaccatcaaacaaatatctggccggttttacattaaattttaaaaaagtaaagaaataGTAAATAATTAGAAGTGCATttagtgaacattaaagacattaacaagacaaacttgacagtgaggataaaagggaatgggagggtagagttacattgtagagagaaaagggagaaaggggaATTGGGAATAAAACATGTTGGGTGGAGAAagttctttaaccctttcaggaccataaagatcgtaggccaatttttgtggttttgacgacatttttatggtaaaaagggcttgcagatgccaaaaaattgatttttttttgtgaaatatcattattattttttttttaaaaatcaaacttctggcttatggacagtgtggtaagtgaatcttctcgtcaatctggcaacgacgctaatgaatgaatgtcggaaccagtttgtttacataaaggcagtaccatatggaatccgtacatatcaaatttagaactgtagactatcccaatcaaaatttataggattttaaagttatgggacaaatatgtcccttggtcctgaaagggttaagagagacataaagaattaaattaaaaaacaaacagtagAAAGTAATATAAATATAATTAGAGAGAAGAGTAGAGTCTAAATAGAAGAGAATGCATcgcaaaataaaaaagtcttcgggcttatcttaaatttgtctagaagTTGCTCGTCTCGAAGTGgttgtggaagagaattccacaaagttggggcagatacagcaaaatttattttccgtgtatAATAGAACTCTTTTATAGAGGGAATTAATAGGAGATTTTGATTTGTAGATCTCAAAGTTCGTGGAGAGCATTGAGGAATGAGGAggttaggaaggaaggaaggcagaTGCAAATTAGAAATCAGGCCCcataataaaatatggggaccattgacaaattattctactgatcagatataataacacatgtatagaacatatagaaggggtagggagggaaaactattgtaatattaatatgatataaaattctgataaagggtttatttaattcacattgtaagaacatttaataataatttcaagtgttttttcataattgaatgtattacatgtatttcacttgatgtaagaatttaaaaaaagaataaaaaatattaaaaaaaaaagaaatcaggccCCAGATCCTGCAAACCATTGCCAAGAGGATTTTGTTTGGAGGTCTGAAGGCGTTCTTTCTTATAACCCAACTGCGGaataattttagggctcctttgacgaaGGCGCGGtcgcggtttaacgcacgtaataccgcgcactaaaccgccggccgcgccagccgctaccgtctcctcttgagcaggcggtagttttaagGCTAGCGCGGGGATTAACGTGcgatgaaaagtcgcgtgcgctgaagccgctaacgcagcttcgtaaaaggagcccttagaaacaAAGAACACTGTTGAGGTGCGGCGCAAGGCACAGAAAGAAGTGGTCAGAACTGCACGAGGGGACAGGACCTAGGCTGACCTGTACCGTCACTGGACACACACTCCCCTGAGCCCATTTCCGTAAAAGGCCAGTGGAATAAGTCAAAAAATGCAACGaatccctccctaccccccactttttacaaaaccatagcgcgctttttagcgccagccgtggcggtaacagctccgacgctcaaaggaattactgttactggcgctaaaaaccgcgttACGGTTTTGTACAGGGGGGTGGATTGTGTAAGAGAAACGACCTTCTGCTCTATAAACCCACAAGGCTGATCCGACCCGCCCCTGGCAGAAACAAGGTAAAGTGCGGATCCCGGGGTACAGTACCCAGACCCTGCAAAAAAAGAAACGGGTCAGCCCGATCTCTTCTGCGGGACGCTTCTTACCAGAACCGAGCAGGCGATCAGAAGGCAGTTAAGGAACCGGAGTTTCCACGGGTGGGCAACTCCTGGAGGGATTTCAGAGTTTGAGAGCTCAAAGTAGAGGACACCGACCACCAGCAGGAAAGCCAGACCCACCAGGGTGGCGACGAGAGAGAGCAGCAGAGCGATCGCCAGGCCCATTTTCCCTTCCTGCTAGTCACCTACTGACTTTCAATGGGCTGTTTAAATGTCACCCGTGTGTGTCCAGGGAGAGACGCAGTCGGTGCCAGTCACATGCCAGCAACCAAAGTCACTTAGGACAGCCCCTTGCACACGTTCCACTGACCCAGGGAGTCTCcaacccagccagtcagattttcaggatatccaccaagACTATGCAAGATCAAACTGCATGGTAGAGCTGCTGAAAAACCAGCCTGGCCGGGGGAGAAGGGAAATGTTAAAGACAGTAGGGAAAATGGCATATCTGGCCAAATAAAATTCTGTAAGAAGCTAAAGGGAGGCTCCAATGAATCCCAAACAGTGTCTCATAAATAAACCTTTCCCAAGGTGCTAAGCTTTATTCCATTTGTTATGTACAGACCTGCATTGTTCTATAAAGCGTGATAATATTGTTCCAGTCACCGTCCTAAGACTTTCTTTATTCAATGAAAAGCAGATCTATTTATATACCTTTCATTTCAGTCTTGGcagtttttttctgaggcttctCACTTAATTGGAACCAGGCCTCAGTGAGCTACATTGTAGAGGCCTGCACGGGGCTTGCAGGGACTCCACAGGGACCCCCCAGGTCTACGGGACTCCCATGAGGATCCCTCTGATCCACAGGGATCCCCCCCCCAGGCCCACAGGGATGGAACCGGGGTTCCCATGGCCTACTTAATGTTCCGTCGATCCGGCTGCTGATTGCCGTACATCCACCTATTGGGGAGacagagctggagcttgatgttttggggtttccagttcagttgtgatattcatatttctatttgtaATTTGTGATTGGTGAAGGCCTGTCTGTGTGTTCTGGCAGATGTCTGACTTTGTTTTGAGTTTTCTGTAAAACTCAATTAAACTAAAATccaaactgtcagaagtaattgctgctttttttttatggggacgggtaatttttatgggggggactGAGGAGATTCCTCGTAGGgtcaggcggggatggaggggattcctcgcggtgTCAGGCGGAGATGGAGGAgattctggcggggacggaggagattcctcaTGGGGttgggcagggacggaggggattcctcaaggggatggaggagattctggcggggacggaggagattcctcaTGGGGttgggcagggacggaggggattcctcaaggggatggaggagattctggcggggacggaggagattcctcgTGGGGTCAGGCAgggacggaagggattcctcatggggtcgGGCGGGGACGGAAGAGATTCTGGCAAGGACAGAGGAGATTCTTCGTAGGGTTGAGCGGGGATggaagggattcctcatggggtcAGGCAGGGGCAGAGGAGATTCTGGTGGTGACAGAGGAAATTCTGGCAGGGACAGAGAGGATTCCTCCTGGGATCGGGCGGGGAAGGAGGGGATTCTTGCGGGGATGGAGGACATTCCTTGCGGgttcgggcagggatggaggagaTTCGGGCAGGGAAGGGCGGGGACAGGCGGGatactggtggggatgggtggggacaggtgggatttctgtctccgcacaactctctactacCTTGCCTTCCATCTTCACATACAAGTGCTCAAGGATTTCTTCACCCCTCACTCCACCTTCTAACTTAATCCACCCTTTACAACAAAAATTCTTGCCCCCAATACAATTACATCTGCATTCTGAGTCTGGCTAGTAGATGAATGCTATGGCTTAGCCCATGGGTGGGCAActatggtcctcgagggccgaaatccagtcaggttttcaggatttccccaatgaataagcatgagatctatttgcatgcactgctttcaatgcatattcattggggaaaacctgactagattgcggtCCTGCTTGCTAGTGATCTACCAGGCCCactggcttagtaaagggggagcgggggggaggggcattcCTGGGCATAGTCTTTGTAAAGGGCATCCTCCTCTTCGACCCCCCCTTTTCACGTCCCCCGCCAGGCAACGTtcggcccttcccttccctcgtacctctttcattttcctgcgcgagcagcattacgaacgcGCTGCTCGTGTCTGTGAaagcc from Geotrypetes seraphini chromosome 15, aGeoSer1.1, whole genome shotgun sequence includes these protein-coding regions:
- the AADACL4 gene encoding arylacetamide deacetylase-like 4 encodes the protein MSRAFNSPMTIGNAMPLVGTLPTSSLTAAVAISSSNLNSSVSVAMLLTGKIVENLGICSQVVFLRCMRDRWLIKKAGEDPKLFVKDLMFDHVPVRLYQPKSPSSGGRRGLVYFQGRGFMFGSLNSYDSLCRYLAKGSESVVVSVAYRLSSKYRYPTSFEDCLHATVHFLKTAVDYGVDPASVIVGGDSAGGTLTAAVCQSLASRADVPTLYAQVLIYPVLQMVDFNLPSYQQNHSIPFLYREQVAVCGLNYLHGDMSVIDEVLEGKHVPADMKVKFRKWLSPDNIPEEFKRRGFKPQVFTSHINEVHEAVQKFLEPLLSPLLAEDTAICSLPKTYILTSEFDVLRDDGLLYKKRLEDNDVQVTWYHVKDGFHGVVSFFNEDSLFFPAGKRAIDDIICFIKHA